From the Lathyrus oleraceus cultivar Zhongwan6 chromosome 3, CAAS_Psat_ZW6_1.0, whole genome shotgun sequence genome, the window ATTCAATTGGTAGTTATGTAAATATATAAAATACAATGACAAATTTAAATTTGCGAcattctatttttttatttttaaagatTAAATTACAACCACTAGActatttgattaaaaaaattgTCATATTAATGTTCACCAAAATTCAATTGATAATGCTAATATTATTTAATTGTATAATTTGAATTCTAACTCTTATGTGTAATTTTATTGAAAAATAAATCATAAAAGAACTACTTATTAATATATGTGACACGTAGACGCACTAGATTTCCATTTATTTGTGTATAAATTCACACAATTTCTTTACAAAACACAAATCATTTTATTAATTTGATTTCTCTTAACCAATATGGAAAATCAAAATAAGAGAAAGTCGATAATGGTTGAAGAGGGTGATGCAACTCCGAAAATCGCCCGTTACTCGTGTGCTTTTTGTGAAAAATCATACGAAACTCGTCAAGCACTAGGAGGACACCAACGTGGTCACAAACACGAACGAAATGCCATACGAGGGATTAAACCTAGGTCAATCCCTCGTCATCCAAGGGGAAAAATGAGTTTTATCACAGGAACTTGTAAGGTAGATATGGAAAATATCAATTCATGGAAAATACCAAAGAGAGATGAAGTAAAAGAGACTGACCATGATCAAAATGGTGCAAAATCTGAATTTAAATTTGTTTTGCTTCCCATGACAAATGCTCAAATCAATGGATTTGGGAGTCATCAAATTCCTAGGACCGAAATTGACTTTGGTCTAGTTTCAAAGAGGCGTGCTAATAATGATTCTCATGATGATGGCAAGGACACTAATTTCCATTTAGTTGATTAGTTTTTGCATTTGTGTGCGAGATATATAATTAAATATATGTTAAAAAAATATGACTATATATAAGATCATTTGTACTTTGTTATGTTGTGATATATGAAATATAATATGATAAGGTTTGTGTGAA encodes:
- the LOC127130586 gene encoding uncharacterized protein LOC127130586, whose protein sequence is MVEEGDATPKIARYSCAFCEKSYETRQALGGHQRGHKHERNAIRGIKPRSIPRHPRGKMSFITGTCKVDMENINSWKIPKRDEVKETDHDQNGAKSEFKFVLLPMTNAQINGFGSHQIPRTEIDFGLVSKRRANNDSHDDGKDTNFHLVD